DNA from Pelagibacterium nitratireducens:
TCGGGTCGCTTCAATGTCCAAAGTGAGGTGAAACGGAGAAGGTCGGCTTTTGGTCTGAAATTGCGATAAGCTGCCACTGCTCCTGGAGTATGTCCGTAATGAAGCACGGAAGCATGATGACTTCTCCGATCACGTTCCTAAATTTGCCCGACCGCCTTCCAGACGGCCATGTTCTACGAGCGGTGATCTTCGGCGCCGGCCACGGCACGGCCTATCACGGCCAGGACAGCCGCCGCCATGCACTCGCTCCCGATGCCATTCGAGCCGCTAGTCAAGCGGATGCGGAATTGATCGAAAACTGGGACTTCGATCTTGCCGGACCTTTGTTTGGCAATGGTCCTGTTTCGTGCATAGACGTGGGAAACATTGAGACCTCTCCGCACGATGCCATGGCCAACCGTACTCGGATCGAGGCGAAAACTCGCGAGATCTTGGGGCAAACGGCGGTGCCGATCCTGATTGGGGGTGACGATTCCGTGCTCATACCTTTCCTGGCCGCTTTTGCCGAGCGGGGACCGGTTTGGGTTCTGCAGATCGACGCCCATATTGATTGGCGGGATGAGGTTGGTGGCGAGGGTTACGGCTTTTCCAGCCCGATGCGCCGGGCAAGCGAGATGGCGCATGTTGCGGGCATTGTGCAAGTCGGCATCCGTAGCGTGGGAAGTGCGCGACAATCAGAAGTCAAAGCTGCACAGGCTTACGGTAGCCACATCGCAACGGCACGTGAGGTTCACGCACACGGCGTTGAAGCCGCCCTTAGCCATATCCCAGAGGGCGCTCAAGTCGTCGTCACGCTAGACTGCGACGGCCTCGATCCTGCTGTCATGCCGGGGGTAGCGGCACCCACGCCAGGCGGACTTTCCTACACCCAGACAATCGACCTGGTTGCCGGTGCCAGTCGACGTGGAAAGATCGTAGGCTTTGATCTTGTGGAACTGACGCCCACGATAGATCCCAGCGGCCTATCAGCCCTAACAGCCTCGCGCATCTTGGTGAACGCCATCGGACGGGTTGTCCGTCAAACGTAGGGGCAATAGCACTTGCTTGATTGAGGAGCGTCCTTTCATTTAGAAGCTCGCTCTCTAGCGTCACACTACCGTTTTCTCCCAATCGCGGGCGAAAAGTCCCTGTCCCACAACGTCGTGGTTTCGGTGCATTTTTGGGTAGCTGCGATCTGAAGCCATACGCAACCTCTCCTCTGCGAGTCCGTTGTATAACGCGCTGACACCGCTCTTTTCGCCTGCTGAGTAAGGAATAGTTGGGATAAGGAGCCTCCACAGCCGTTGTCCCGCAAGCGTCGAGGGATCGGTGCTGGCCTAAGAAGAACCGAGACATGGTGGGCGAAGAGGCCAAGAGAAATCGAAAGGATGCCGAAGCAGATATAAACGCAGGAGTCGATACGGGAGGCCCTTTCGTCATAGCCGTTCAAGGCACGCGAATGCCAACGGTGATTTCCGATCCGAATCTCCCCGGCAATCCAATCATTCGCAAATGCCAATTTTCTAGAGCTTACCGGACACCAGCGGGAGGAGGTGCTTGGACGATCCTATCACTCTATGATGGGCCGGAAACTGATCCGGAGGCGCAGGCGAAAATCGAACATGCATTCGAGCATGGCTTCGATGCCGCCTATCCGGAAACACTATATAAGCGCAAGAATGGCGAGACATTCTGGGCCATTATTTTTGTAGGCCCGGTGGTGGATGGAAACTGCACCATCGTGCAACATTGCGCCTCGTTTCTCTATGTTATCCGGCGAAGGCAGGATGAGGAGCGCATGCGGGCAATGCTGGACAAACTGGATCACCGCCTAAAAGTGGATCGCGGACCGGCCGCTTATGTCCCAGCGGCTTTGATAAGCTGATTTTCAGACTGTCTGCCTCCAGTAAGGATTGAAGGCACGGCGAAGTTACTGGCGGCTGAGTGCAACATTAATCCCCAGGGCCATCAGCATGCCGCCGCCAATGCGCTGGGCAAGTCGATTGGCCGACCGAGAGGCGCGAAGGAAATTTGTGACCCTGTCGGCCAGTAATACGCAGAGAGCGTCTGCACTCGAAAATAGCACGTTGACGATTGTGCCAAGGATGAGCAGTTGGAGCCAGACCGCGAAACCTGCGCCAGCGTCGGTGAACTGGGGCAGAAACGCGACATAGAAAATGGCGGTCTTGGGGTTAAGGACTTCAACAGTGATGCTTTCCCAAAAGGCCCGACGCGGGGACTTTGACTCGACTTGGAGGCTGGACGTGGCACTGGATTCCTTTGCCAGAAAAAGCTTCAGACCCAGCCAAACCAGATAGGCGGCACCTATCAGCTTCAAGGCAATGTAGAGCGGTGGAACAATCTCGAATAACAATGCCAACCCAGCCGCTGCGGCAACGACATGTGCGTAGCCGCCAATGTGGATACCCAATGCCGCCATCCACCCAGCCCTGCGTCCACGTGCAATGGTCTGCGCAACAGCGTAGAGCATTGCGGGCCCGGGCATATAGGCAAAGACAAATGTTGCGACAAAGAAGGCAATGAGAATTTCGATCGACGGCATCGTCAGCGGTCCAGTCGCTGGAAGAGATCGTCGATCATAGATAGCAAGTGAGCGACCGTCCAGCGAGTGTAGCAGCGTGGCTCGAACCGAACGAAATCTAGTTGATGTGGACTATGTCAGTTTACCGTCAATGGCAGGACACAGTGTCCCGTATACTTTTGGGCCGATCATGTCCACTGAGCGGATCGGCCGGTCGAAAGTTGAATTTGGGGCGGAATGCGGACTGGCAACTTTTTGGCAAGCAGCAAGTTCAACCGGACCTTGCCGCACCGGTTCGCTTCCCGTTTATGCACCACACAGCAGCTGAGTTTGCAGCACCGTCGGGGTAGGGACCGTCAGGCCTCCTTTCGTCAGTGACGCTCGGTGAGGAGACGACAATCCCGGCGGCCTACGACTGACCTCCAGGCGTGCAGTAAACCGGCTATGGCAGTCGGCTTCGTTCATCAAGGCTGGCACCGTCAGCCTCTCAATTCAGTAGACATCGAGTTGATCTGGGCTGGCCGGGTCGGACGTGTCCACCGCAACGTCGTGTTCGCCTCTTGTTCGCCACAAACCTCTGTCATAAGCGGTTTACGTTTTCAGCCTCCGTTGGCTGCCTGTTTCACCGGTTCGCCGGCCTGGCCACCTTCCCTATTTTGCGAACGTTTAGACATCCATTGGCGTTTTGCCTCTGGATCATCGCCCGCTCGCTCCGGCCTGGGCTACACAAGAAGAACCACACAAATGATCAACGGCACCGTTAAATTTTTCAACATGACCAAGGGCTTCGGCTTCATCGCACCAGAGGGTGGCGACAAAGACGCTTTCGTCCATATCTCCGCCGTGGAACACTCTGGCCTCAACGGCCTTCATGAAGGCGACAAGCTCTCCTACGAACTTGAAACCGGGCGAGACGGCAAGATCGCCGCGACCAACCTTACGCTCCTCTAAGATCTCGCGCCCGGGCCACTTGCTGGCACGGCACTCGCCTCCCGGACTGGTCGAGGCGAAGATTACAAGATCCGCGACATATATGTCGGATTCCCAGAACTTTATGAATTGTCCAGACTTCCAGGTGCGCCGAGCTCTACCTCGACAGCCACTGGCCGACTGCATTCGCGTAAGGTTCCAGAACCTTTCGCACCCCGCCACGGCGATCCGCATCGCTATTGAAGAAGTGGAGCCCGTGAGCCATCGATGCCGGCAACTCCCTACTTTCAAGCGAAGCAATGGGTGGCTCTATCGAAGTTTGGACTATCGCTACCGGTAAACACCAACGCATCGAATGCCACACCGTCGATACCACCACACGAACCCAGAGAAATTCTTCCATGGATGAGTTCAATTACAAGGCCAGTGCAGAGCTGTTTCCAAGCCGGCGCTACGCCAAGACCCAGCAGACCCGTTACCGTCGTTTCGCGACGGCGGCGGAGGCCATTCGCTACGTTGTCGAGGACTTGCCCAGCATTGGCCGGGCCGGTTCATTTCTCGAAGTCAATGAAGTGCGCTTCGAATGGGAGGCCATCCGCGCACTCTATGATGCCGCTGCATACCCTCTTAGAGGTCAGACGATCGCGGCCTGATGAGGAACTTCAGCACAAGGGGCAACCGGCCTGATCAACCACCCGTTGACCGCAATGCCGCCAAGGCTCAAAGGCAGCACTACTTGAAGCTGGCCGATGCCCAATCCGCCGCTGGCGACCAAGTCGCCGCGGAAAACTATTACCAGCACGCGGAGCACTTCCTTCGTTGCACAACTGAAGGAACGCGATGATGAGCGACCTTGCACCAGACGTGGCGTCAACCGAAAGGCCATGGCCGCAGATCATGTCCCGCTATCGCCAGCCCAACCGTTGGCGCAGCGCGATTGAGTTGGCAATCTCACTTGCACCGTTCCTCCTCTGCTGGGGACTGGCCTGGGCGTCGGTTGCTTATGGTTTCTGGTGGGGCCTAATGTTCACCATTCCGGCCGCCGGCTTTCTCGTCCGCCTGTTCATGATCCAGCATGACTGCGGCCATGGCGCCTTTTTCGCGCACCGGCAGGCGGACGATTGGGCGGGGCGCATCATCGGCGTCTTGACCATGACTCCCTACGACTACTGGCGAAGAACGCATGCCCAGCATCATGCCACTACGGGCAATCTCGATAGGCGCGGCATCGGTGATGTCGAAACACTGACCGTCAGTGAATACCGGGCACTGTCGATGAGGGGGCGACTGCGCTACCGCCTTTATCGCCATCCGATCGTGCTGTTCGGGGTCGGCCCGCTGTGGCTGTTCCTCCTACAGCACCGTTGGCCGGTGGGCATGATGCGCTCCGGCGTGGAACCTTGGCTTTCCACCATGGCGACGAACGTCGGCATCGCAGTGCTCGCCGTCGGCATGGTGTGGGTATTCGGCTGGCAGGCCCTCGTCTTGGTCCACTTGCCTATTGTGATTATGGCAGCGGCTGTCGGCGTGTGGCTCTTCTATGTCCAGCACCAGTTCGAGGAAACACACTGGGCTCCCGCGTCCGACTGGAAGTTCAAGGAGGCGGCCCTGCACGGCTCGTCCTACTACGACTTGCCCGGCATTCTCGGATGGCTGACAGCCAATATCGGCATACATCACGTGCATCACCTCGCCAGCAGGATCCCGTACTATCGCCTGCCCGAAGTTCTGCGCGACTACCCCGAGCTCAAGGCCATCGGCAGGATATCGATTGCCGACAGCCTCGCTGGTGTGAAGTTGGTGCTGTGGGATGAGCGTCGTCGTAAGCTGGTCTCATTCCGAGAGGCTCTTGCCTAGCGCTGTGCGATGCCCCGCCCAATTTCCCGCGTGGCGGTCGGTAGTGAGCGGAACCGCTACCTCGATTCCGACATTAGCGGCCAATTCGCAGCGCGGCAGCGTTCGGGACGTCGATCAGGGTGGGCGAACGCAAGAATGGGATTGTTTGCCGGACGGCGGCTCACCCAGATCTGCGGCCAAAACCGGACCGGCCGGAAACGGCCCCGAACCCGCCAGGCAGCAACGCGCCCCAATTCCAGCCGTTCGTCCAGCCTTGGGCGTATCCTGAAAGCTGCCCTTCCGCATAGGTCGTCTCGATCCCTGCTAGGATTTCTGTGGCAAGCGCCGGAAGGCCGAGACCAAGCTCGCCGCACGGTCAGTTTGGGGCACGCAGCCAGCTCTTCGCACGGTTTTTCATTGCCAGGGCGTCCAAGGTTGCAGCCATTGACGGCTCGGAAGCAACGCGGATCTTTCTCCAGCCATCTTGATGCAATTGATCGGCAATTGGCAGGCTCATGGCTACCGCCGGGACCGATTGAAGGATTTGCATCTGTTGATGTTTTCGCAATAGGACTGTGAGTTGCGCGGCAATGCGCTTTGACATGCAAATGACGCCTCCAATTTGATTGGTCCGACAGAGTACCTGGCCGGTTTCGGTCAGAGTTTGTCGCAGATTGGCGCGATACACGACAACGCGGATGGAACGGTATCCGCGCGCAGAGAGCTCGGCGGCGATGTCGCAGGCTATATGCTCGCCGCTTACGTGCGCGATGACACCAGTATGGCGCGGCATTCTTTTTGTAAGTCGTTGGATAAGAGTTTGTGCTGTTCCATCGCTGACGTCGATGTTGGAAAAGCCGCGCAACCGAAGTTCGTCAGCTGTCGCCGAGCCCACAGCAAAGACTGGTATGGTTCTGGCAAGACCGGCGACGCTCTCCAAACATCTTGCCCCGTTTGGCGATGTAACCGCTATCGCTGCAATATTGGATGACCACCCCACTGGTCCGGAAATTGGCTCAATTTCCACAATCGGTTCGTTATAGGCTGGCCATCCAAGCTTACGAACCAACTCGATCATGCCATATGCCTGACCGTACGGTCTTGTCAGCATGATGATCTTTTTGCTGCACAAGTCATTGGACATTTTGGGCTCCGACGTTGCGAAAGAACCATAGCCCGCAGCCACCCAAGATGCTGAGCACGCCAAGAAACACAAAAATCCCTGCCAGACCGAATGATGCGTTCACGGGAGCTGACACCGCCTGAATAGCTGCCGCTCCGACAAAAAATGACAAATTGACCGCCGAAAGCGCCTTGCCGGCGTGCCGGGGTTCGACGGAGGCGCGTCCGAGCGCGAACAGGAGTGGCTGGACCGAGATCACGACACCGAACGCGACGATCAAGGTGATATCAAAACGTGCCGATAGAACATCAATGCCCATCACGCGCGCGAGAAATCCGTTTTCTGCCCCGGTCGGGATGAGAACAAGGGCCACTCCTGCAAGCACATGGCCAATCGCGAGCAACATGTAAGGTCGGCCAAAACGCTTTTCGATGAGCCCAATAGCCATCGGCATGACAATCAGCATGAGCGTTAAAACGAGCAACACATTGCCTGCTGAGACCCTCGCCATACCCTTGGCCTCCATCAACCATGGGCCGCCCCACATGCCGCGCACGCCGATCATCACCGCAAAAGACACAAAGGCGAGAACGATGACACCGCGAAGCACTGGCGAGATGCCAATCTTCAGCACTTCCCTGATTTCCGAACCCACGCTGGCAGGCACTTCGTGGGAAGGCCGCACCGGCCGAATAGTCAGTTGCACAGTGACGAGCACGATCAGCGCAAACAGTGCGGGCAAACCATAGGCCAGGCGCCAGCCGTAGTGCTCGATGAGCCATGCCATCGGGCTTGCCGAGATCACCATGCCGGTGTTGCCTATCGCCAAAATCACGGCTGACCAGAGGGCAAACCGGCTCGGGTCGGTCGTTCGTGCGGCGTAAGTGAGGGGACACAGGAGCATGCCGCAACACCCGATGCCCAGAATGATCTGCGTTATGACAAAGCCCGCCGGGCCTTGAATGAGCGCAGCAAAAACCGACCCTACGACAATGATGCCCAGGAGGGTGCTGATGACGGCCTTGACGCTGTAGCGGTCAAGAGCGACCCCTACCGGAATCTGTCCGGCAGCGAACGCCAGATGATAAAATCCGGTCATTGCTGCGATATCGCCCGCGGATACCATCAGGTCCTGAGCGACCAGATCAGCAGAGACCGCCGGAAGCGTTCGCACAAGGTTGGAAATTGTGTGGCCCAGCGCCAAGACCATCAAAGGTAGGGCAGCCTGCCAGACCGAGCCATATAAAGCGTGGGTGTTTGCCGAAGTAGGCAACGGGCGGCGAGACAGCATATTGGTACTCATCATCACAAAGAATGGGGGCAGCGTTTTTCTGCCCCAATGCTTACTTGCCTTTTCGCTTACCAGCTTCAGGAGCGAACGATCCAGAGGGCAGACCACTGATCGAGTCGGGAGCGAGGGATTGTTTCTGCTTTTTCTTTCTGGGCTGTAGGCGCTGCTGATCGCCCTTGCGTTTTGCCATCTTGATAGCCTTCAATGGGTTCGCAATTGCTAGCGAACTTTTAGGGAAGAGATCCCAAAATTGGGACCCGCGAGAATGTCACCCCTGGTTGCAGCAATGTGCCGGCCAGGGCCAGCTCTCCGGTTTGAGATCGTCTCCAAAATGTGGGAATGATCATGGTGCTATGCTGCCTTGTTGGGCAGCGTTCGTTCCGAATAGATGCCCACACTTGCCAGTATATCTTCGACTGCGGAAGCAGACTTGGCTGCGCGCAACCGGGCGGCCAATTCGGGCGCCTCGGCCAGTTTGGCAAAGCGGGGGAGAGCCAGGTGCAGCCAGCGCAAATCGTGGCGATTGCCCACAACAGACAACAACACGTCCACGGGGGTGGCATCACTTGCGTCGAAGTCGATAGCGTATTTGAGTTGGGTGACCTGGACCAGGGGCGGGCAGCTCTGTTTGAAGATTGTATGGGGCGCTGCAACGCCCGAGCCGATGGCTGTAGATCCCAGCTTCTCACGCGCCAGAAGGCAGTTGCTGATATCATGTAGAGAGATGTCGGGTCTGCACGACCCAATGCGTTGAGCCAGAGAGCTCAAGGCTGCCTTGCGCGATCTGGATGTCCTATCGATTGTGAAATCTATTTCGAACGAAACACTTGCGAGTGCCATCACGAACCTCCGTCAGGCAGCGTTGCTGCCGACCAAAGAATTAAAGTTGTCGTGAGTATTGTCCCGGAAGCGCGAAGTGTTTCGCAGCTTCCGGGTCAGGCATCCCGGTCGCTGGGCACAAACCGACAAATGGGTGGGAAATGACAAGTGTTCATGGCCCAGCAAGCTAGCGTTGATTTTAATTAAGTCAACTGGGCATTTTTGTCGCGCTGCATCGAAGGCACCACGACTTGTAAAAAGAACTTCCGATGCTAAGTGAATAGCCATGCTTCGCACATCGATCCAAACCGCCTGCACCAGGACGCCAATTGGCGCACTCTCTGCCCCCCGGGGCGGGGAATGTGCAAGGCGTTAGCGCCAACACACCGCCTCGGGCCTCATAGTCCTTATCCATTTTGCTTTCTCGCAAGCGCGAGCGGAGGCC
Protein-coding regions in this window:
- a CDS encoding DUF4167 domain-containing protein — encoded protein: MRNFSTRGNRPDQPPVDRNAAKAQRQHYLKLADAQSAAGDQVAAENYYQHAEHFLRCTTEGTR
- a CDS encoding MFS transporter; this translates as MVCPLDRSLLKLVSEKASKHWGRKTLPPFFVMMSTNMLSRRPLPTSANTHALYGSVWQAALPLMVLALGHTISNLVRTLPAVSADLVAQDLMVSAGDIAAMTGFYHLAFAAGQIPVGVALDRYSVKAVISTLLGIIVVGSVFAALIQGPAGFVITQIILGIGCCGMLLCPLTYAARTTDPSRFALWSAVILAIGNTGMVISASPMAWLIEHYGWRLAYGLPALFALIVLVTVQLTIRPVRPSHEVPASVGSEIREVLKIGISPVLRGVIVLAFVSFAVMIGVRGMWGGPWLMEAKGMARVSAGNVLLVLTLMLIVMPMAIGLIEKRFGRPYMLLAIGHVLAGVALVLIPTGAENGFLARVMGIDVLSARFDITLIVAFGVVISVQPLLFALGRASVEPRHAGKALSAVNLSFFVGAAAIQAVSAPVNASFGLAGIFVFLGVLSILGGCGLWFFRNVGAQNVQ
- a CDS encoding PTS sugar transporter subunit IIA; its protein translation is MALASVSFEIDFTIDRTSRSRKAALSSLAQRIGSCRPDISLHDISNCLLAREKLGSTAIGSGVAAPHTIFKQSCPPLVQVTQLKYAIDFDASDATPVDVLLSVVGNRHDLRWLHLALPRFAKLAEAPELAARLRAAKSASAVEDILASVGIYSERTLPNKAA
- a CDS encoding agmatinase, translated to MTSPITFLNLPDRLPDGHVLRAVIFGAGHGTAYHGQDSRRHALAPDAIRAASQADAELIENWDFDLAGPLFGNGPVSCIDVGNIETSPHDAMANRTRIEAKTREILGQTAVPILIGGDDSVLIPFLAAFAERGPVWVLQIDAHIDWRDEVGGEGYGFSSPMRRASEMAHVAGIVQVGIRSVGSARQSEVKAAQAYGSHIATAREVHAHGVEAALSHIPEGAQVVVTLDCDGLDPAVMPGVAAPTPGGLSYTQTIDLVAGASRRGKIVGFDLVELTPTIDPSGLSALTASRILVNAIGRVVRQT
- a CDS encoding uroporphyrinogen-III synthase — translated: MSNDLCSKKIIMLTRPYGQAYGMIELVRKLGWPAYNEPIVEIEPISGPVGWSSNIAAIAVTSPNGARCLESVAGLARTIPVFAVGSATADELRLRGFSNIDVSDGTAQTLIQRLTKRMPRHTGVIAHVSGEHIACDIAAELSARGYRSIRVVVYRANLRQTLTETGQVLCRTNQIGGVICMSKRIAAQLTVLLRKHQQMQILQSVPAVAMSLPIADQLHQDGWRKIRVASEPSMAATLDALAMKNRAKSWLRAPN
- a CDS encoding LysE family translocator; the protein is MPSIEILIAFFVATFVFAYMPGPAMLYAVAQTIARGRRAGWMAALGIHIGGYAHVVAAAAGLALLFEIVPPLYIALKLIGAAYLVWLGLKLFLAKESSATSSLQVESKSPRRAFWESITVEVLNPKTAIFYVAFLPQFTDAGAGFAVWLQLLILGTIVNVLFSSADALCVLLADRVTNFLRASRSANRLAQRIGGGMLMALGINVALSRQ
- a CDS encoding cold-shock protein, whose product is MINGTVKFFNMTKGFGFIAPEGGDKDAFVHISAVEHSGLNGLHEGDKLSYELETGRDGKIAATNLTLL
- a CDS encoding fatty acid desaturase yields the protein MSDLAPDVASTERPWPQIMSRYRQPNRWRSAIELAISLAPFLLCWGLAWASVAYGFWWGLMFTIPAAGFLVRLFMIQHDCGHGAFFAHRQADDWAGRIIGVLTMTPYDYWRRTHAQHHATTGNLDRRGIGDVETLTVSEYRALSMRGRLRYRLYRHPIVLFGVGPLWLFLLQHRWPVGMMRSGVEPWLSTMATNVGIAVLAVGMVWVFGWQALVLVHLPIVIMAAAVGVWLFYVQHQFEETHWAPASDWKFKEAALHGSSYYDLPGILGWLTANIGIHHVHHLASRIPYYRLPEVLRDYPELKAIGRISIADSLAGVKLVLWDERRRKLVSFREALA